A window of Prolixibacter sp. SD074 contains these coding sequences:
- the purE gene encoding 5-(carboxyamino)imidazole ribonucleotide mutase, whose amino-acid sequence MEPTVSIIMGSTSDLPVMEGAAKILDEFGIPFEMNALSAHRTPEAVEKFATNAADRGIKVIIAAAGMAAHLPGVIAAMTPLPVIGVPIKASLDGWDSILSIVQMPPGIPVATVAVNGARNAAILAVQIMATGDAELMEKFKAFKSGLKKKIMKANEELATVKYQYKTN is encoded by the coding sequence ATGGAACCAACGGTTAGTATCATTATGGGTAGTACCTCTGACTTACCGGTTATGGAGGGGGCTGCCAAGATTCTGGATGAGTTCGGAATCCCTTTTGAAATGAACGCCCTTTCAGCTCATCGGACACCGGAAGCGGTGGAAAAATTTGCAACAAATGCCGCTGATCGGGGAATAAAAGTAATTATTGCAGCTGCAGGAATGGCCGCACATTTGCCTGGCGTAATTGCCGCCATGACGCCACTGCCGGTTATCGGGGTACCCATTAAGGCCAGCCTGGATGGTTGGGATTCTATCCTATCTATCGTTCAGATGCCTCCCGGAATACCTGTAGCAACGGTTGCCGTAAACGGAGCGCGCAATGCGGCTATTCTGGCTGTTCAGATTATGGCTACAGGCGATGCGGAGTTAATGGAAAAGTTCAAAGCATTTAAAAGCGGTTTGAAGAAAAAAATCATG
- the hpt gene encoding hypoxanthine phosphoribosyltransferase, with product MKRIKLWDKEFEISISEGKIQQAIKKMADQMRSELEGKEVIFLCILNGSFIFSADLMKELELADAEITFLKLASYSGTQSSGNLKELIGLNENLQGRNIVILEDIVDSGFTIADVVRQVKGKGAADVKVATLLFKPDSLKTEVSLNYIGLEIPNDFIVGYGLDYNGRGRNLKDIYTLVPD from the coding sequence ATGAAACGGATTAAGCTCTGGGACAAAGAATTTGAAATTTCCATTTCTGAGGGGAAAATTCAACAGGCCATAAAAAAAATGGCCGATCAAATGCGAAGCGAACTTGAAGGGAAAGAAGTGATTTTCCTCTGTATTCTTAACGGTTCCTTTATTTTCTCGGCCGACCTGATGAAAGAATTAGAGTTGGCGGATGCTGAAATTACATTCCTGAAACTGGCTTCCTATTCAGGCACTCAATCTTCGGGCAATTTGAAAGAATTGATTGGGCTGAATGAAAATTTGCAGGGGCGCAACATCGTCATTCTTGAGGACATTGTTGACAGCGGATTTACCATTGCCGATGTCGTTCGGCAGGTAAAAGGAAAAGGTGCAGCTGATGTAAAAGTGGCAACACTGTTATTCAAACCAGATTCACTGAAGACAGAGGTAAGCCTGAATTACATAGGGTTGGAAATACCGAATGATTTCATTGTAGGTTACGGACTTGATTATAACGGGCGCGGCCGTAACTTAAAGGATATCTACACATTAGTACCTGACTAA